From Desulfuromonas soudanensis, the proteins below share one genomic window:
- the hypE gene encoding hydrogenase expression/formation protein HypE: protein MKSDVILLGHGSGGKLSHQLLDDLIVPILSGIATRDQNDAAVLHHDGGRLAFTTDSYVVDPIFFPGGNIGDLAINGTVNDLAMTGARPLAISVGLILEEGLPLADLKAILEAMRAAADLAGVAIVTGDTKVVPRGKGDRIFINTSGIGVFDHPLEIRGSGARPGDKILINGTLGDHGMAVLASREGLALESDIRSDSAPLNHLVADILAAAGGAVHALRDPTRGGVATTLKEIALQSGVDITLQESALPVGEAVAGACAILGLDPLFVANEGKLLAVVAPEAAEEILALMRRRPEGREAAIIGEVGAVSAGKVYMATAIGGRRAIEMLAGEQLPRIC from the coding sequence ATGAAATCCGACGTCATTCTTCTCGGTCACGGCAGCGGCGGCAAACTCAGCCACCAGCTCCTCGACGACCTCATCGTCCCGATCCTTTCCGGAATCGCTACGCGCGACCAGAACGACGCGGCCGTGCTGCACCATGACGGCGGCCGCCTCGCCTTCACCACCGACTCCTATGTCGTCGATCCGATCTTCTTTCCCGGCGGCAACATCGGCGACCTGGCGATCAACGGCACGGTCAACGACCTGGCCATGACCGGCGCCCGGCCGCTGGCCATCAGCGTCGGACTGATCCTCGAGGAGGGGCTCCCCCTGGCCGATCTGAAGGCGATTCTCGAGGCGATGAGAGCGGCCGCCGACCTGGCCGGAGTCGCCATCGTTACCGGCGACACCAAGGTCGTCCCCCGCGGCAAGGGGGATCGCATATTCATCAACACCTCGGGGATCGGGGTCTTCGACCACCCCCTGGAAATTCGCGGCAGCGGCGCCCGTCCCGGAGACAAGATCCTCATCAACGGCACCCTCGGCGACCACGGCATGGCGGTCCTGGCCTCCCGCGAAGGGCTCGCTCTCGAGTCGGACATCCGCAGCGACAGCGCCCCCCTCAATCACCTGGTGGCCGACATTCTCGCCGCAGCCGGCGGGGCGGTCCATGCCCTGCGCGACCCGACCCGCGGCGGCGTCGCCACCACCCTCAAGGAGATCGCCCTGCAGTCCGGCGTCGACATCACCCTGCAGGAGAGCGCCCTGCCGGTGGGGGAGGCGGTCGCCGGCGCCTGCGCCATTCTCGGCCTCGACCCGCTCTTCGTCGCCAACGAGGGGAAGCTGCTGGCGGTGGTCGCCCCAGAAGCCGCTGAAGAAATCCTGGCGCTGATGCGCCGCCGCCCCGAGGGACGGGAGGCGGCGATTATCGGCGAGGTCGGCGCCGTCTCCGCAGGAAAGGTCTACATGGCCACCGCCATCGGCGGCCGCCGTGCCATCGAGATGCTCGCCGGCGAGCAGCTGCCGCGCATCTGCTGA